The proteins below come from a single Asanoa ferruginea genomic window:
- a CDS encoding ABC transporter permease, with the protein MRPDTLAGPRRFGVVARHQAVLLRRAPGPLLAYTVMPIVLTIFLEPIRASVAPAGTSGIDAAAPGMLVMFSLFMVGVVGDSLINEREWRTGQRLRTTPLRAGELLAGKTVPLFAALLAQQVAVLAFAAVGYGLDLAGAGWALAIVGAAWAVCVLGLGTALATLVRNHGQLSAVKDIAALVLAGLGGALVPTSLLPSWAAGLAPFSPAYWAMRGYADALAPRPGVSATAVVVLVATGLAGFALAVQSLLRPHA; encoded by the coding sequence ATGCGGCCTGACACCCTCGCCGGCCCGCGCCGTTTCGGCGTCGTCGCGCGCCATCAAGCGGTACTGCTGCGGCGTGCGCCAGGCCCGTTGCTGGCGTACACGGTGATGCCCATTGTCTTGACGATCTTTCTCGAACCGATCCGCGCCAGCGTCGCACCGGCCGGAACCAGCGGCATCGACGCGGCCGCACCTGGCATGCTCGTCATGTTCTCGCTGTTCATGGTGGGCGTCGTCGGCGACAGCCTGATCAACGAACGCGAGTGGCGCACCGGGCAACGGCTGCGCACCACTCCACTGCGCGCTGGCGAACTGCTCGCCGGCAAGACGGTGCCGCTCTTCGCCGCGCTGCTGGCGCAACAGGTCGCCGTGCTGGCGTTCGCGGCTGTCGGTTATGGCCTGGACCTCGCCGGCGCGGGTTGGGCGCTCGCGATCGTCGGCGCCGCGTGGGCGGTGTGCGTGCTCGGCTTGGGCACCGCGCTGGCGACCCTGGTCCGCAACCACGGCCAGCTCAGCGCGGTCAAGGACATCGCCGCGCTGGTGCTGGCCGGACTCGGCGGTGCGCTGGTCCCGACCTCTTTGCTCCCGTCGTGGGCCGCGGGGCTGGCCCCGTTCTCGCCGGCCTACTGGGCGATGCGCGGCTACGCCGACGCGCTGGCTCCACGGCCCGGCGTTTCGGCTACGGCCGTCGTGGTGCTGGTGGCGACCGGGTTGGCTGGGTTCGCGCTCGCGGTCCAATCGCTACTGCGGCCGCACGCGTAG
- a CDS encoding ABC transporter ATP-binding protein, which produces MLLAEGLHKRYGPVSALAGFDLRIAPGEVVGLVGRNGAGKSTFAAIASGLVRPDRGRVCVAGHDVTREPRLVRPLLGLAAQELALYPGATVIENLRFFGGVQGLRGRRLREEIEEVGVAMRLDDLWRRRVRTLSGGQQRRVHAAVALLHRPAVLLLDEPTVGADPASRKALLDTVRGRARAGAAVCYTTHYLPELEILDATVALAEAGRVVARGTRADLLAALPRAADGRAPTLDDLFRQWTGAPTEALDAA; this is translated from the coding sequence ATGCTGCTGGCCGAGGGACTCCATAAGCGCTACGGCCCTGTTTCGGCGCTGGCCGGTTTTGATCTGCGGATCGCGCCGGGGGAGGTGGTCGGCCTCGTCGGCCGCAACGGTGCGGGCAAGTCCACCTTCGCGGCGATCGCGTCGGGACTCGTCCGCCCCGATCGCGGCCGCGTGTGCGTCGCGGGGCACGACGTGACGCGCGAGCCGCGCCTGGTTCGTCCGCTGCTGGGACTCGCCGCGCAGGAGCTGGCGCTCTACCCCGGCGCGACCGTGATCGAGAACCTGCGCTTCTTCGGTGGCGTGCAAGGGCTGCGTGGCCGCCGGCTGCGCGAGGAGATCGAGGAGGTCGGTGTGGCGATGCGCCTGGACGACCTGTGGCGCCGCCGGGTGCGCACCCTTTCCGGCGGTCAGCAGCGCCGGGTGCACGCCGCCGTCGCCCTGCTGCACCGGCCGGCGGTGCTGCTCCTCGACGAGCCGACCGTCGGCGCCGACCCCGCCAGCCGGAAAGCGTTGCTGGACACGGTACGCGGACGGGCGCGGGCCGGGGCGGCCGTCTGCTACACCACCCACTACCTGCCGGAACTGGAGATCCTCGACGCAACCGTCGCGCTTGCCGAGGCCGGTCGGGTGGTGGCCCGTGGCACCCGCGCTGACCTGCTCGCCGCCCTGCCCCGCGCCGCCGACGGCCGGGCACCGACGCTGGACGACCTGTTCCGGCAGTGGACGGGCGCACCGACGGAGGCCCTCGATGCGGCCTGA